A genomic stretch from Bradyrhizobium quebecense includes:
- the leuB gene encoding 3-isopropylmalate dehydrogenase, with product MATHKLLLLPGDGIGPEVMAEVQRVIDWLNAQSIAKFETEQGLVGGSAYDAHKVSISEGDMAKANAADAVIFGAVGGPKWDSVPYEVRPEAGLLRLRKDLGLFANLRPAVCYPALADASSLKREVVEGLDIMIVRELTGGVYFGEPKTITDLGNGQKRAIDTQVYDTFEIERIGRVAFDLARKRKNKVTSMEKRNVMKSGVLWNEVMTQVHAREYKDVTLEHQLADSGGMNLVKTPKQFDVIVTDNLFGDMLSDIAAMLTGSLGLLPSASLGKEDAKTKERKALYEPVHGSAPDIAGKGLANPIAMIASFGMALRYSFGMGDLADKVDAAIAAVLAGGLRTADIKSQGTTPVSTAQMGEAILKELQQLHA from the coding sequence ATGGCGACCCATAAACTGCTGCTTCTCCCCGGCGACGGCATCGGCCCCGAAGTGATGGCCGAAGTCCAGCGCGTGATCGACTGGCTGAATGCGCAGAGCATCGCGAAGTTCGAGACCGAGCAGGGCCTGGTCGGCGGCTCGGCCTATGACGCGCACAAGGTGTCGATCTCCGAGGGCGACATGGCCAAGGCCAATGCGGCCGATGCCGTGATCTTCGGCGCGGTCGGTGGTCCGAAGTGGGACAGCGTGCCCTACGAGGTGCGCCCGGAGGCCGGCCTGCTGCGGCTGCGCAAGGACCTCGGCCTGTTCGCCAATCTGCGTCCCGCGGTGTGCTACCCGGCGCTCGCGGACGCCTCGAGCCTCAAGCGCGAGGTGGTCGAGGGCCTCGACATCATGATCGTGCGCGAACTCACCGGCGGCGTCTATTTCGGCGAGCCGAAGACCATCACCGATCTCGGAAACGGCCAGAAGCGCGCGATCGACACCCAGGTCTACGACACCTTCGAGATCGAGCGCATCGGCCGCGTCGCCTTCGATCTGGCGCGCAAGCGCAAGAACAAGGTGACTTCGATGGAAAAGCGCAACGTCATGAAGTCGGGCGTGCTCTGGAACGAGGTCATGACCCAGGTCCATGCGCGCGAATACAAGGACGTCACGCTGGAGCACCAGCTCGCCGATTCCGGCGGCATGAACCTCGTCAAGACGCCGAAGCAGTTCGACGTCATCGTGACCGACAATCTGTTCGGCGACATGCTGTCCGACATCGCGGCGATGCTCACGGGGTCGCTCGGCCTGCTGCCGTCGGCTTCGCTCGGCAAGGAGGACGCCAAGACCAAGGAGCGCAAGGCATTGTATGAGCCGGTGCACGGCTCGGCGCCCGACATCGCCGGCAAGGGCCTCGCCAATCCGATCGCGATGATCGCCTCGTTCGGCATGGCGCTGCGCTATTCCTTCGGCATGGGCGATCTCGCCGACAAGGTCGATGCCGCGATCGCGGCCGTGCTCGCCGGCGGCTTGCGCACCGCCGACATCAAGTCACAGGGCACCACGCCGGTCAGCACGGCGCAGATGGGCGAGGCGATCCTGAAGGAATTGCAGCAGCTGCACGCGTAA